In a genomic window of Pirellulales bacterium:
- the dnaE gene encoding DNA polymerase III subunit alpha — MSTPPFVHLHCHSHYSLLDGASPIDRLVSRAKELGMTGLALTDHGNLHGALEFYSAAKKAGINPILGYEAYIAADSRFKRDAGSLKEASYHLTLLAKNRVGFGNLIKLASAAFLEGFYHKPRIDKELLAAHNEGLICLSGCVSGELSRTLLKSSGPDKSHFDEAKKVVAWFQSVFGDRYFIEIQNNGVEIQRLALEASVEIARQMGLPLVATSDAHYVNREDSEAQDVLLCINTGKYRTDTNRMRMEGNQFYVRSPEEMYASFPGLEEAVKQSQTIADSVEIELELGKRHFPLFDPPDQKSPGEYLRELCLKGLKERYAGKANRWADAEQGATDEGRAARAEPVAHGGELSREVFQRLDRELGVIEKLGFPNYFLIVWDFVRYARERDIPATARGSGVGSLVAYALYLSHVCPLEYDLLFERFLDISRLEAPDIDIDFCKDRRGEVIQYVKEKYGEANVAQIGTFGTLKARAAIRDVGRALGMPIPRVDAVVAMVPEELGIELAEALQKSADLKRTYDADGEIRELLDLAMKIEGLARNVGTHAAAVVIADRPLTEYVPLQRVQNKDEIITQWAMGDVERAGLLKMDFLGLRNLTILSKAIDLIEQTTGKRIDPYQFPLDDKKTFALLCRGETKGVFQLESGGIRDLLQKMKPDSFRDIIATNALYRPGPLEGGMVDDYVQVKHGRKQPEYKHPVMKEILEETHGVMVYQEQVMRILNRLGDIPLPSAYTCIKAISKKKLETIAKFRSEFAAGAERKGMSAREATELFGLIEHFAGYGFNKSHSTAYALIAYITAYLKAHYPVEFMAALLSGDMPDRNFKKKDSLVEHREDCIRMGIDVLPPDVNRSLGEFAVVNDGGKQKIVFGLGAIKGCGGNAAHAIVAARRSGGPIRSLFEFYARIDPATCNRTAIESLIKAGAFDSLGARRAALMASVDRALQTGAAALADRRSGQKGLFADIDEDNDADAGSASLPDVPEWDERQKLGNEKEVLGFYLTSHPLAEHAARFKSYTTHATTAVPSVPHRTEVVLGGMLASLKFSHTKNPRPGSTNTKYVMFDLEDMDGMLRCIVWPEQFAEFGHLVVPDAVLLVRGVVDRRPGSEESNLIVNELIPLDELAARYTQGIEVRLREDAQAMERLERLYEILRGYPGKCRIELVLALADGTQAILKSEKLRIAVEPELRSRLDDLLGPGQVRLITARPTAGRAPPPHARDRNGSPRSKAMQS, encoded by the coding sequence ATGAGCACCCCACCGTTCGTTCACCTGCATTGCCATAGCCATTACAGCCTTCTCGACGGAGCCAGCCCGATCGATCGGCTTGTGTCGCGAGCCAAAGAACTGGGGATGACCGGCTTGGCGCTCACGGACCACGGCAATCTGCACGGGGCGCTCGAATTCTATTCCGCCGCGAAAAAGGCGGGCATCAACCCGATCTTGGGCTACGAGGCCTATATCGCGGCGGACAGCCGCTTCAAACGCGACGCCGGCTCGCTCAAGGAGGCAAGCTACCATCTAACGCTGTTGGCCAAGAACCGCGTCGGCTTCGGCAATTTGATCAAGCTTGCCTCGGCCGCATTTCTCGAAGGCTTTTACCACAAGCCGCGAATCGACAAGGAACTCTTGGCGGCGCACAACGAGGGGCTGATCTGCCTCAGCGGCTGCGTGTCGGGCGAGCTGAGCCGGACGCTGTTGAAATCGTCGGGGCCAGACAAATCGCATTTCGACGAAGCAAAGAAAGTCGTTGCCTGGTTTCAAAGCGTGTTCGGCGATCGGTATTTCATCGAAATCCAGAACAACGGTGTCGAAATTCAGCGGCTGGCGCTGGAAGCGTCGGTCGAAATCGCCCGACAAATGGGCCTCCCGCTCGTGGCCACTAGCGACGCCCACTACGTCAATCGCGAAGACTCCGAAGCGCAAGATGTGCTGCTCTGCATCAACACTGGCAAATATCGCACCGACACTAATCGGATGCGGATGGAAGGAAACCAGTTCTATGTCCGCAGTCCGGAGGAAATGTACGCGTCGTTTCCCGGATTGGAGGAAGCGGTCAAGCAGAGCCAAACGATTGCCGACAGCGTCGAAATTGAGCTTGAACTTGGGAAGCGGCATTTTCCGCTGTTCGATCCGCCGGACCAGAAATCGCCCGGTGAGTATCTCCGCGAGCTTTGCTTGAAGGGGTTGAAGGAGCGGTATGCGGGAAAGGCGAATCGCTGGGCGGATGCGGAGCAAGGGGCGACGGACGAGGGGCGAGCAGCACGGGCGGAGCCCGTCGCACACGGCGGAGAGCTGTCGCGCGAAGTGTTTCAGCGGCTCGATCGTGAGCTGGGCGTGATCGAGAAGCTCGGCTTTCCGAACTACTTTCTGATCGTATGGGATTTTGTTCGCTACGCGCGGGAGCGCGACATTCCGGCCACGGCGCGTGGCTCCGGCGTCGGTTCGCTCGTGGCCTATGCGCTCTATTTGAGCCATGTTTGCCCGTTGGAATATGATCTGCTCTTCGAGCGATTCTTGGATATTAGCCGCCTGGAAGCGCCGGATATCGATATCGATTTCTGCAAGGATCGCCGCGGCGAGGTGATCCAGTATGTGAAGGAAAAATACGGCGAAGCCAATGTGGCCCAGATCGGAACGTTCGGCACGCTCAAAGCCCGGGCCGCGATTCGCGACGTCGGCCGGGCGCTCGGAATGCCGATCCCGCGAGTCGACGCCGTCGTGGCGATGGTGCCCGAAGAGTTGGGCATCGAATTGGCCGAAGCCCTCCAGAAAAGCGCTGATCTGAAGCGCACCTACGACGCCGATGGCGAGATTCGCGAACTGCTCGATCTGGCGATGAAGATCGAGGGGCTCGCGCGAAACGTCGGCACGCACGCCGCCGCTGTTGTTATCGCCGACAGGCCGCTCACGGAATATGTCCCTTTACAGCGGGTGCAAAACAAAGACGAAATCATCACTCAGTGGGCGATGGGCGATGTCGAGCGAGCCGGCCTGTTGAAGATGGATTTCTTGGGCCTGCGGAACCTCACCATTCTCTCCAAGGCGATCGACCTGATCGAGCAAACGACCGGCAAGCGGATCGATCCGTACCAATTCCCGCTCGACGACAAAAAGACATTTGCCTTGCTTTGCCGCGGCGAAACCAAGGGCGTGTTTCAACTGGAAAGCGGCGGGATTCGCGATCTGTTGCAGAAAATGAAGCCCGATAGCTTCCGCGATATCATCGCCACGAACGCCTTGTATCGTCCCGGGCCGCTGGAAGGGGGCATGGTCGACGACTATGTGCAAGTGAAGCATGGCCGCAAGCAGCCGGAATACAAGCATCCGGTGATGAAGGAGATTCTGGAAGAAACGCACGGCGTGATGGTCTACCAAGAACAGGTGATGCGGATTCTCAATCGCTTGGGCGATATTCCGCTCCCCAGCGCCTACACCTGCATCAAAGCCATTTCCAAGAAGAAGCTGGAAACGATCGCCAAATTCCGTAGCGAATTCGCCGCCGGAGCCGAGCGCAAAGGAATGTCGGCCCGCGAGGCGACCGAGCTATTCGGCCTGATCGAGCATTTCGCCGGCTACGGGTTCAACAAGAGCCATTCCACCGCGTACGCCTTGATCGCCTATATCACGGCCTATCTCAAGGCCCACTACCCGGTCGAATTCATGGCGGCCTTGCTCTCCGGCGACATGCCCGATCGGAATTTCAAGAAGAAGGACTCGCTGGTCGAGCATCGTGAAGATTGCATTCGGATGGGAATCGATGTGTTGCCGCCGGACGTAAACCGGTCGCTGGGCGAATTTGCCGTGGTCAACGACGGTGGAAAACAGAAAATCGTTTTTGGATTGGGAGCCATCAAGGGCTGCGGAGGAAATGCGGCGCATGCGATCGTCGCGGCGCGGCGCTCCGGCGGCCCGATTCGAAGTTTGTTCGAGTTCTACGCCCGGATCGATCCGGCCACGTGCAATCGCACGGCCATCGAAAGCCTCATCAAAGCCGGAGCGTTCGATAGTCTCGGCGCTCGGCGGGCAGCGTTGATGGCGTCGGTCGATCGGGCGTTGCAGACCGGTGCGGCTGCGCTTGCCGATCGACGAAGCGGTCAAAAGGGCTTGTTCGCCGACATCGACGAAGACAACGATGCCGACGCCGGTTCGGCAAGCCTGCCCGACGTTCCCGAATGGGATGAGCGGCAAAAGCTCGGCAACGAAAAAGAAGTACTCGGCTTTTATCTGACGAGCCATCCGCTCGCCGAGCATGCCGCGAGATTCAAGAGCTACACGACGCACGCGACTACCGCGGTCCCGAGCGTGCCGCACCGCACCGAGGTGGTGCTCGGCGGCATGTTGGCGTCGCTAAAGTTTTCGCACACCAAAAACCCTCGGCCGGGCTCGACGAACACGAAATATGTGATGTTCGACCTCGAAGACATGGACGGCATGTTGCGGTGCATCGTTTGGCCGGAGCAGTTCGCCGAGTTTGGCCATTTGGTCGTACCGGATGCAGTCTTGCTGGTGCGCGGCGTGGTCGACCGCCGGCCGGGAAGCGAAGAATCGAATCTGATCGTGAACGAATTGATTCCGCTCGATGAGCTCGCGGCCCGATACACGCAGGGAATCGAAGTCCGGCTGCGTGAAGACGCCCAGGCCATGGAACGATTGGAGCGGTTGTACGAGATTCTCCGCGGATACCCCGGGAAATGTCGCATCGAGCTCGTGCTGGCCCTCGCCGATGGCACCCAGGCGATCTTGAAAAGCGAAAAATTGCGCATCGCGGTAGAGCCGGAATTGCGCAGCCGGCTTGATGATCTACTGGGCCCCGGGCAAGTACGCTTAATCACTGCCCGTCCGACTGCCGGCCGTGCG